From Drosophila nasuta strain 15112-1781.00 chromosome X, ASM2355853v1, whole genome shotgun sequence, one genomic window encodes:
- the LOC132797110 gene encoding putative metabolite transport protein HI_1104, which yields MIPVLDRLSGFYNAYVLGILTIGYILGELGHYLIGVTSKQTAIELDYGDHGCQQNNSMFSRHELTTQCGDVKNETSCYALDLNGTGYCEWNYNGLGIDYQILAGPTFILVFTIAGVFMGFAADKYNRVKMLTVCTVIYGIAIFLQGTVKQYWHLVILRMIMAAGESGCNPLATGIMSDIFPESKRALVMAIFNWGIYGGYGIAFPVGRYITKLNFFDLGWRVCYLGAGVLTVIVAALTGSTLKEPERKAIGEGDRQTASGKPVTLWQVIKSPAMIMLMIAASIRHCGGMTFAYNADLYYNTYFPDVDLGWWLFAVTIGIGSVGVVVGGIVSDKIVAKMGIRSRAFVLALSQLIATLPAFGSVYFDPLWAMITLGLSYFFAEMWFGIVFAIVVEIVPLRVRSSTIGVFLFVMNNIGGNLPILVDPVAKMLGYRGSIMIFYSGFYGISSILFLITCFLLEGKPKTEEVVAAQESQHKGLGGDAVLNARPMHGHDNSVFSVDETLPSANGRPAQLQPQHLQMSNNGYDKSMPARHNGAAESSRL from the exons ATGATTCCGGTTCTGGACAGACTAAGCGGCTTCTACAATGCCTATGTGCTGGGCATACTGACGATCGGCTATATCCTGGGCGAGCTGGGCCATTATCTGATCGGTGTCACCTCCAAGCAGACCGCTATCGAGCTGGACTATGGTGATCATGGGTGTCAGCAGAACAACAGCATGTTCAGTCGTCACGAGCTGACAACGCAATGTGGCGACGTCAAGAACGAGACGAGCTGCTATGCCCTCGATCTCAATGGCACCGGCTACTGCGAATGGAACTACAATGGCCTGGGCATCGATTATCAGATTCTTGCCGGTCCCACTTTCATTCTGGTCTTCACCATAGCCGGTGTCTTCATGGGATTTGCGGCCGATAAATACAATCGTGTGAAGATGCTCACCGTGTGCACGGTGATCTATGGCATTGCGATCTTCCTGCAGGGCACCGTTAAGCAGTATTGGCATCTGGTGATATTGCGTATGATAATGGCCGCCGGTGAGTCCGGTTGCAATCCTCTCGCTACCGGAATTATGTCCGATATATTCCCGGAAAGCAAACGCGCTTTGGTCATGGCCATCTTCAACTGGGGCATCTATGGCGGCTATGGCATTGCCTTCCCCGTGGGTCGTTACATTACCAAGCTCAACTTCTTCGACTTGGGCTGGCGTGTGTGTTATCTGGGTGCCGGTGTCCTGACCGTCATTGTGGCCGCACTCACTGGATCAACGCTGAAGGAACCGGAACGGAAGGCAATCGGTGAGGGAGATCGTCAAACGGCCAGCGGTAAGCCCGTGACATTGTGGCAGGTGATCAAGAGTCCTGCCATGATTATGCTGATGATTGCCGCCTCCATACGTCACTGCGGTGGCATGACGTTTGCCTACAATGCGGATCTCTATTACAACACCTATTTCCCCGATGTCGATCTCGGCTGGTGGCTCTTTGCTGTCAccattggcattggcagcGTCGGTGTCGTTGTGGGTGGCATTGTTTCCGACAAGATTGTAGCCAAAATGGGCATCAGATCGCGTGCCTTTGTCCTTGCGCTCAGTCAATTGATTGCCACGCTGCCCGCCTTTGGTTCCGTCTACTTTGATCCTTTGTGGGCCATGATTACGCTGGGCCTGAGCTATTTCTTTGCCGAAATGTGGTTCGGTATTGTGTTTGCCATTGTCGTCGAGATTGTCCCGTTGCGTGTGCGCTCCTCGACCATTGGCGTCTTCCTCTTTGTGATGAACAACATTGGCGGCAATCTGCCCATTCTTGTGGATCCCGTTGCCAAGATGCTCGGCTATCGCGGCTCCATTATGATCTTCTACTCGGGCTTCTATGGCATCA GCTCAATTCTTTTCCTCATCACTTGCTTCCTGCTGGAGGGCAAGCCCAAGACAGAGGAGGTCGTTGCCGCCCAGGAGTCGCAGCACAAGGGACTCGGCGGCGATGCTGTGCTCAATGCTCGTCCCATGCACGGTCACGACAACTCGGTGTTTAGCGTGGACGAAACACTGCCCTCTGCCAATGGTCGTCCTGCTCAGCTGCAGCCTCAGCATCTGCAGATGTCGAACAATGGTTACGACAAGTCGATGCCAGCTCGTCATAATGGCGCCGCCGAGAGCAGCAGACTGTAg